The Persephonella atlantica genome includes a window with the following:
- the fliG gene encoding flagellar motor switch protein FliG: MPEEKKEKELKGPEKAAILLSLLPEDATVTIFKYLKEHEIERLIKQILTVEPPSKETAKKIVEEAFEALREVAPIKIAPENLKKILEQALPPDKLEKLLAETLTVEEGKAIFRELEKMDPKFVANIIQNEHPQVIALILSQLKPVKAAEIIQYLPKRLGVTNVQEEVIKRIASIEKISSDMLKMVADTLEEELLTIGAGKEETLSGVDIAAEIVNVLPKELGQEILDEIRKENPSLADTIEEKMFKFEDIVKLDNRAIIEILKVVDKNDLLIALKGAPSEIMDKFLSNMSKRAAQMFLEDMEILGPIKKSEVENARKKIIATIKGLIEKGVIEYGAGEEMI, from the coding sequence TTGCCAGAAGAGAAAAAAGAAAAAGAGCTTAAAGGTCCAGAAAAGGCTGCCATACTGCTGTCCTTACTGCCTGAAGATGCTACAGTAACAATATTCAAGTACCTGAAAGAACATGAAATAGAAAGGCTGATAAAGCAGATTCTGACTGTTGAGCCGCCATCCAAAGAGACTGCAAAAAAAATTGTTGAAGAGGCTTTTGAAGCCTTAAGAGAGGTCGCTCCCATAAAAATTGCCCCAGAAAATCTGAAAAAAATTCTTGAGCAGGCTCTTCCTCCAGATAAATTAGAAAAACTGCTGGCAGAAACCCTGACAGTAGAAGAGGGTAAGGCTATTTTCAGAGAGCTTGAGAAAATGGATCCAAAGTTTGTTGCCAATATTATTCAAAACGAACATCCTCAGGTTATAGCCCTTATCCTGTCACAGCTAAAACCTGTGAAAGCAGCTGAGATCATACAGTATCTGCCCAAAAGATTGGGAGTTACTAATGTTCAGGAAGAAGTTATAAAAAGGATAGCCTCAATAGAAAAGATATCCAGCGATATGCTGAAGATGGTAGCAGATACACTTGAGGAAGAACTCCTGACAATAGGAGCAGGAAAAGAAGAAACATTAAGTGGTGTGGACATAGCAGCCGAAATTGTTAATGTGTTGCCAAAAGAATTAGGACAGGAAATACTTGATGAGATCAGAAAAGAAAACCCATCTCTTGCAGATACGATTGAAGAGAAAATGTTTAAATTTGAGGATATTGTCAAACTGGACAACAGAGCAATTATTGAGATACTCAAAGTTGTTGATAAAAATGACCTTCTTATTGCACTTAAAGGAGCACCATCAGAAATTATGGACAAGTTTCTGTCTAACATGTCAAAAAGAGCTGCCCAGATGTTCCTTGAAGATATGGAAATACTGGGACCCATTAAAAAATCTGAGGTTGAAAATGCAAGGAAAAAGATTATCGCCACAATTAAAGGTCTGATAGAGAAGGGAGTTATAGAATACGGAGCTGGAGAAGAAATGATTTAG
- a CDS encoding chemotaxis protein CheW — translation MSEIEVLGLREIEKEVSKEERLITFYLNDELIGINIKDVIKITKNIEITPVPKTKDYILGVMNLRGNIIPVVSLKRKFGLKGEDSLENPFIVVVETDMGHIGITVDRVEGAININPEEIQPPPMNSIGIDPEFIDGVIMVEDEKGKKELLTLLNIKKVFRPENL, via the coding sequence ATGTCAGAAATAGAAGTTTTAGGTCTTAGAGAGATAGAAAAAGAGGTATCAAAAGAGGAAAGACTGATAACATTCTACTTAAACGATGAGCTGATAGGTATAAACATAAAAGATGTTATTAAAATAACAAAAAATATAGAGATAACACCTGTCCCTAAAACAAAGGATTACATATTAGGGGTTATGAACCTGAGGGGAAATATTATTCCTGTTGTCAGTCTGAAAAGGAAGTTCGGTCTTAAGGGGGAAGACAGTCTGGAAAATCCCTTTATTGTTGTTGTGGAAACGGATATGGGACATATAGGTATCACAGTTGATAGAGTAGAAGGAGCAATAAACATCAATCCAGAAGAGATACAGCCTCCACCTATGAACTCTATAGGAATAGATCCTGAGTTTATTGACGGAGTGATAATGGTTGAAGATGAAAAAGGAAAAAAAGAGCTTTTAACATTGCTTAACATAAAAAAGGTTTTCAGGCCTGAGAACCTTTGA
- a CDS encoding chemotaxis response regulator CheY: MALPDPNIKILVVDDMATMRRIIKGLLEQLGFKNIDEAEDGKVALQKLKSQKYDFVITDWNMPNMTGLELVQEIRKDPQLKSLPVLMVTAEAKKENVLLAIKAGVNNYIVKPFTAEILKEKIEKIFSAMKK; this comes from the coding sequence ATGGCATTACCAGATCCAAACATAAAGATACTTGTGGTGGACGACATGGCTACCATGAGGAGAATTATAAAGGGGCTGTTAGAACAGCTTGGTTTTAAAAATATTGATGAAGCAGAGGATGGAAAGGTAGCCCTCCAGAAACTAAAATCCCAGAAGTACGACTTTGTTATAACAGACTGGAATATGCCTAATATGACAGGGCTGGAACTTGTTCAGGAGATAAGAAAAGACCCACAGCTCAAATCACTGCCTGTTTTGATGGTTACAGCAGAAGCAAAAAAAGAGAACGTACTTTTAGCTATAAAAGCAGGTGTTAATAACTACATCGTGAAGCCATTCACAGCTGAAATATTGAAGGAAAAAATAGAGAAGATCTTTTCTGCAATGAAAAAATAG
- a CDS encoding methyl-accepting chemotaxis protein: MGIKGKLIVTLAVQILFAGLLTVMSHYEFKNYRYLLKRGQGDTVESRMHYERGVSYLIAIPLVVLLSSGIGFFLVFRDIERYTGRIKERISDITGIDVSSVNTLDILDNLKTDTDERKLKEKLESLTDSVISMVVVFLKLRGENKKVERDIFRLAVSSEILSLSVENISRYIINLKKDFNRIKDKMSLHTQSVISSMEQVKKLSHDVVSLKENVDLLTKHSENIKEVVEAIKKIADQTNLLALNAAIEAARAGEAGKGFSVVADEVRTLANKTKKETYEIGEIIEKISFSMKKLAIEIEEKSEEATRLQSVIQSSGRDMEKLLSGIEKIVTITDEISEIIHRQRESLSIVKSELINVSKNIYQFGTVFKSMEESIIITGNILSQILEGETQRYLNALIDAVKNNKSYAEIEISEKTAGILKDG; the protein is encoded by the coding sequence TTGGGTATAAAGGGTAAACTTATTGTTACACTTGCAGTTCAGATACTGTTTGCCGGTTTATTAACCGTGATGTCCCATTATGAGTTTAAAAATTACAGATATCTTCTCAAGAGGGGTCAGGGAGATACTGTAGAAAGCAGAATGCATTACGAAAGAGGTGTGTCTTATCTGATAGCTATTCCTCTTGTTGTACTTCTCAGCTCTGGAATAGGATTTTTCCTTGTATTCAGAGATATAGAGAGATATACAGGAAGAATAAAGGAAAGGATATCAGACATAACGGGAATAGATGTCTCATCTGTGAATACACTGGATATATTAGATAACCTCAAAACTGATACAGATGAAAGGAAGCTTAAAGAAAAGTTAGAGAGCCTCACAGATAGTGTTATCTCCATGGTTGTTGTGTTTCTGAAACTAAGAGGAGAGAATAAAAAGGTTGAAAGGGATATATTTCGGCTTGCTGTATCTTCAGAGATACTTTCCCTCTCAGTTGAAAATATAAGCAGATACATCATAAATCTAAAAAAAGATTTTAACAGAATTAAGGATAAAATGTCCCTGCATACACAGAGTGTTATTTCCTCTATGGAGCAGGTTAAGAAACTTTCACATGATGTTGTTTCTCTAAAAGAAAATGTTGATCTGCTCACTAAACACTCAGAGAACATAAAAGAAGTAGTTGAAGCTATTAAAAAGATAGCAGATCAGACTAACCTTCTTGCACTTAATGCAGCCATAGAAGCAGCAAGAGCAGGTGAAGCAGGCAAAGGTTTTTCTGTGGTTGCAGATGAAGTAAGAACTCTGGCAAATAAAACAAAAAAGGAAACCTATGAGATAGGAGAGATTATAGAAAAGATATCTTTCTCAATGAAAAAACTTGCCATTGAGATAGAAGAAAAGTCAGAGGAGGCTACAAGACTCCAATCTGTTATACAATCTTCAGGTAGAGATATGGAAAAACTCCTGTCAGGAATAGAAAAAATAGTAACGATAACAGATGAGATATCTGAAATTATACACAGACAGAGAGAATCCCTCAGTATAGTAAAGTCAGAACTTATAAATGTATCAAAAAATATTTATCAGTTTGGTACTGTATTTAAAAGTATGGAGGAGAGTATTATTATCACAGGAAATATACTGTCCCAGATACTGGAGGGAGAAACACAGAGATATCTTAACGCACTTATTGACGCTGTAAAAAACAATAAAAGCTATGCAGAGATAGAAATATCTGAAAAAACTGCAGGAATATTAAAAGATGGATAA
- a CDS encoding PilZ domain-containing protein: protein MDKRFTGFIKIKRECTDRPLTTEFDMIFSFQMESTEKDTAKIVSINPYQIKKLLKKGSRLSILFPERDSLYVKDAVVVNEGEDHITVQFIQSGSTEEKRRFYRFHFCCEDLGHFNVKKENRLLTDTGCIYEISESGMGIYLIFVGDNIKKGDILEVESQQENLLFKIEVVHIESKDMYNVVGGRVIDSNVNLINYIIRKYIKVSEKIIFEG from the coding sequence ATGGATAAAAGATTTACAGGATTTATAAAAATAAAGAGAGAGTGTACAGACAGACCTTTAACCACTGAGTTTGATATGATATTCAGTTTTCAGATGGAAAGTACAGAAAAAGATACAGCAAAAATTGTATCCATAAATCCATACCAGATAAAAAAGCTGCTGAAAAAAGGAAGCAGATTATCAATCCTGTTTCCCGAAAGAGACAGCCTTTATGTAAAAGATGCCGTTGTTGTTAATGAGGGTGAGGATCACATTACTGTTCAATTTATACAAAGCGGATCTACAGAAGAAAAGAGGCGTTTTTACAGATTTCATTTTTGCTGTGAGGATCTTGGTCATTTTAATGTTAAAAAGGAGAACAGACTGCTGACAGATACAGGGTGTATATACGAGATAAGCGAATCTGGAATGGGAATATACCTTATTTTTGTAGGAGACAATATAAAGAAAGGTGACATCCTTGAGGTTGAATCACAACAGGAAAATCTACTTTTTAAGATAGAGGTAGTACATATTGAATCAAAAGATATGTATAACGTGGTAGGAGGCAGGGTTATAGACTCCAACGTAAACTTGATTAATTACATCATCAGGAAATATATTAAAGTATCAGAAAAAATAATTTTTGAAGGATAG
- a CDS encoding chemotaxis protein, giving the protein MAKKDFLPKILETGANELEIIDFRMYEVLENNEIYEWVLGVNVAKVREVTRKPEHIVKSPGSPPEVEGIAKIRGEIVPIVNLAKWMKIREPEGAGKYVIVMEFLREIVGVIVHEAKRIRRIKWAEIKKPPPSIEERLGGKIVGVIEIEDGNLLLLLDFEGILDELGMIKIFGMEEEIPEEEIERSGHFTILILDDSPVARKIIRGILEKDGHTVIEATSGLEGLDILNNFLQRAASEGKDITDYIQLIVSDIEMPGMDGLTFTRKIKEHPQLSKIPIIINTSLSDKATVDKAKFVNADAHLVKFDAPDLLKLVHKYAVKKHKEE; this is encoded by the coding sequence ATGGCTAAAAAGGACTTTCTCCCAAAGATACTGGAAACAGGAGCAAACGAATTAGAGATAATAGATTTCAGAATGTACGAGGTTCTGGAAAATAATGAAATCTATGAATGGGTGCTTGGCGTTAATGTTGCGAAGGTGAGAGAAGTGACAAGAAAACCAGAACATATTGTAAAATCCCCAGGTTCACCTCCAGAAGTTGAAGGTATTGCAAAGATAAGGGGAGAAATCGTACCGATAGTTAATCTGGCAAAATGGATGAAAATAAGAGAGCCTGAGGGAGCTGGAAAATATGTGATTGTGATGGAGTTTTTGAGGGAAATTGTTGGAGTTATTGTCCACGAAGCAAAAAGGATAAGGAGAATAAAGTGGGCTGAAATAAAGAAGCCTCCACCAAGTATTGAGGAACGATTAGGTGGGAAAATTGTGGGAGTTATAGAGATTGAAGATGGAAATCTTCTTCTTCTTCTTGATTTTGAAGGAATATTAGATGAGCTTGGAATGATTAAGATATTTGGAATGGAGGAAGAGATACCAGAAGAAGAAATTGAGAGGAGCGGACATTTCACTATTCTTATTCTTGATGATTCTCCTGTTGCCCGTAAGATTATAAGAGGCATACTTGAGAAAGATGGGCACACAGTTATAGAGGCGACAAGTGGTCTTGAAGGGCTGGATATACTGAACAACTTTCTCCAGAGAGCTGCATCTGAAGGCAAAGATATAACTGATTATATCCAGCTTATTGTTTCTGATATAGAGATGCCAGGTATGGATGGTCTGACATTTACAAGAAAAATAAAAGAACATCCCCAGCTATCAAAGATACCTATTATTATAAATACATCACTCAGTGATAAAGCTACTGTTGATAAAGCAAAATTTGTTAATGCCGATGCACATCTGGTTAAGTTTGATGCACCTGACCTGCTGAAACTGGTACATAAATACGCCGTCAAAAAACACAAGGAGGAATAA
- a CDS encoding methyl-accepting chemotaxis protein has product MGLFGCRDVYKVVDRLKEELEKKEEYIKNLENTVEELQKELQEKESQLEQTTEKLSQIQSQLEDIKNSAKEGWKILDYLQEEGVFIASTEFKEGKNGNELIFVNKRGKEILKSLGEDINRVYGFQIDWEHPEGMSIHRFHKDPDRIKKLLKELKPGEVKKNADIVVGNHVIESYRFAVTDADGNIVGYASTWKDVTAERNIEKILNDASPKLSLTLYENSLIGISAYEIREEMRSFKEKLENIVNSVNRISGATEELTKSIQEVQKTQEDINTLVENGAEAISKSVSNIKQSVNVITRLTESTSELKKRISGIEHILDVILEITEQTNLLALNAAIEAARAGEVGRGFAVVADEVRKLAEKTSKSANEIRDVVTSIMNEMENTEAEVNNVREIINEGAEYSEEIDRIFDRIMEANKKITDMIQKQTSATQQQSERAKVVAENASSLTEAIDDILDIAIKLDDIALNTIRNGEDVWRLFSELRKDEAFQLLTRILDHARFIEEIVQAMEGKKSFHPVDHTQCDLGKWMYREGIPKAEGYGIEAQNIMEELEKAHTLFHESGIEAIRLHSTGDYEKAHEKIKELVELSKAISDKLIKLYRIFSHQKGK; this is encoded by the coding sequence ATGGGCCTGTTTGGATGCAGAGATGTTTATAAGGTAGTGGATAGATTGAAAGAGGAACTTGAAAAGAAAGAGGAGTACATAAAGAATCTTGAAAATACAGTTGAGGAACTTCAAAAAGAGTTGCAGGAAAAAGAGAGTCAGCTTGAGCAAACAACTGAAAAGCTATCCCAGATACAAAGTCAGCTTGAAGATATAAAAAACAGTGCGAAAGAAGGATGGAAAATCCTGGATTATCTTCAGGAAGAGGGGGTTTTTATTGCATCTACTGAGTTTAAAGAAGGAAAAAACGGCAACGAGCTGATATTCGTAAATAAAAGAGGAAAGGAGATACTGAAAAGTCTTGGAGAAGATATAAACAGGGTTTACGGATTTCAGATTGACTGGGAGCATCCTGAAGGAATGTCCATACACAGATTTCATAAAGACCCGGACAGAATAAAGAAACTGCTGAAAGAACTAAAACCAGGGGAAGTTAAAAAAAATGCAGACATTGTCGTTGGAAACCATGTTATAGAGTCCTACAGATTTGCCGTTACAGATGCTGATGGAAATATTGTTGGATACGCTTCTACATGGAAAGATGTTACAGCAGAGAGAAACATAGAGAAGATATTAAATGATGCATCTCCAAAACTCTCTCTTACCCTTTACGAGAACTCCCTTATCGGTATCAGTGCCTATGAGATAAGGGAAGAAATGAGGAGCTTTAAAGAGAAACTTGAGAATATTGTAAACTCAGTAAACCGGATAAGCGGAGCGACTGAGGAGCTGACAAAGTCTATACAGGAGGTACAGAAGACACAGGAGGATATAAACACACTGGTAGAAAATGGAGCAGAGGCTATCAGTAAGTCTGTGTCTAACATAAAACAGTCAGTGAATGTTATCACAAGATTAACAGAATCAACATCTGAGCTGAAAAAGAGAATATCAGGAATAGAACATATCCTTGATGTTATACTGGAAATAACAGAGCAGACTAACCTTCTTGCACTAAACGCAGCTATAGAAGCAGCAAGAGCAGGAGAAGTGGGAAGAGGGTTTGCCGTTGTTGCTGACGAAGTAAGAAAACTGGCAGAAAAAACATCAAAAAGTGCTAATGAAATAAGGGATGTTGTCACGTCAATTATGAACGAGATGGAGAACACAGAAGCAGAGGTAAATAATGTCAGAGAAATAATAAATGAGGGAGCAGAGTACTCTGAAGAGATTGACAGAATATTTGACAGAATTATGGAAGCAAACAAAAAGATAACAGATATGATACAGAAACAGACCAGTGCTACACAGCAGCAGTCAGAAAGGGCAAAGGTGGTTGCAGAAAATGCGTCATCTTTAACAGAAGCTATTGATGACATTCTTGATATAGCAATAAAACTTGATGATATAGCCCTGAACACAATCAGGAATGGAGAAGATGTATGGAGGCTGTTCAGTGAACTGAGAAAAGATGAAGCATTCCAGCTTCTTACGAGAATTCTGGATCATGCCAGATTTATTGAGGAAATTGTTCAGGCAATGGAAGGAAAGAAAAGTTTCCATCCTGTTGACCATACCCAGTGTGATCTTGGAAAGTGGATGTACAGAGAAGGAATTCCAAAGGCAGAAGGGTATGGTATAGAAGCCCAGAACATAATGGAAGAGCTTGAAAAAGCTCACACCCTTTTCCATGAAAGTGGCATAGAAGCTATAAGACTACACAGTACAGGAGATTATGAAAAAGCACATGAAAAGATAAAAGAACTTGTTGAGCTGTCAAAGGCAATATCTGATAAACTGATTAAACTGTACAGGATTTTTTCCCATCAAAAAGGTAAGTAG